The following proteins are encoded in a genomic region of Rickettsiales bacterium:
- the wbaP gene encoding undecaprenyl-phosphate galactose phosphotransferase WbaP, protein MPIHSSVQSLPSPIHYEERDTSSRTLHNPSRLLRWYGLTDALALAAGFLCAWALSAMISHFFLHRAFEDRSVKLMLSAAIAGGVLLWFLHTGHYRMRMPFWLECRRVAGALALAMMVDGFVLLALKHEVSRLWLTLGWAIAAVFIIGLRNLMRAYWRKRNLYQIPTLLIGGGDTAAYAKAALRSEPDFGYEIAAQVHNLPIAFLQAGASWTNLCAQYNADHIIIALDGADLEKATRPLAQLARDSVPFSLCPPLGPLPVHGMQQQYFFNHDTLLLTRSSALEQPVHRFLKRLLDIAASGTALVLLSPFMFALAFLVRRDGGPAFYRHTRIGQNGKAFGCLKFRSMRIDGDAVLRTYLAQHPEAQHEWQTTRKLQNDPRITKVGRFLRRSSLDELPQLFNVLRGDMSLVGPRPIVTDEVHHYDGDIAHYYRVRPGITGLWQVSGRNDVSYQQRVHMDSWYVRNWSLWHDIAILCKTFPALLSRSGAY, encoded by the coding sequence ATGCCTATTCATTCTTCAGTACAGTCTCTTCCCTCGCCCATACATTACGAGGAGCGCGATACGTCTTCCCGCACGCTTCATAACCCTTCCCGCCTGCTGCGCTGGTATGGCCTTACCGATGCGCTTGCGCTCGCGGCAGGTTTTCTGTGCGCCTGGGCGCTTTCGGCCATGATCAGTCATTTCTTCCTGCACCGCGCATTTGAGGACCGCTCCGTCAAGCTTATGCTGAGCGCCGCTATTGCAGGAGGCGTTCTGTTGTGGTTCCTGCATACCGGCCATTACCGTATGCGCATGCCTTTCTGGCTGGAATGCCGCCGCGTTGCAGGGGCACTGGCGCTTGCCATGATGGTGGACGGTTTTGTGCTACTCGCCCTGAAACATGAAGTCTCACGTCTCTGGCTCACGCTCGGCTGGGCTATTGCCGCCGTGTTTATCATCGGGCTGCGCAATCTCATGCGCGCATACTGGCGCAAGCGCAATCTTTACCAGATTCCTACGCTTCTGATTGGCGGTGGCGACACGGCTGCTTATGCAAAGGCAGCGCTGCGTTCCGAGCCTGATTTCGGTTACGAAATCGCCGCACAGGTTCATAACTTACCCATCGCTTTTCTGCAGGCAGGCGCTTCCTGGACAAATCTGTGCGCCCAGTATAATGCCGATCATATCATCATCGCACTGGACGGAGCCGATCTGGAAAAAGCCACCCGCCCGCTGGCGCAGCTCGCTCGCGACAGTGTTCCCTTCTCCCTTTGCCCACCACTCGGTCCACTTCCGGTGCACGGCATGCAGCAGCAATATTTCTTCAATCACGACACTCTCCTGCTGACGCGCAGCAGCGCATTGGAGCAGCCGGTGCACCGCTTCCTGAAACGCCTGCTCGATATTGCCGCTTCAGGAACCGCCTTGGTGCTGCTGAGCCCTTTCATGTTCGCGCTTGCATTCCTGGTGCGTCGTGACGGCGGCCCTGCCTTTTACCGCCACACGCGCATCGGCCAGAACGGCAAAGCATTTGGATGCCTGAAATTCCGTTCCATGCGCATTGATGGCGATGCCGTTCTGCGCACCTATCTTGCGCAGCATCCGGAAGCCCAGCATGAATGGCAGACGACGCGCAAGTTGCAGAACGATCCGCGCATTACCAAAGTGGGCAGGTTCCTGCGCCGCAGCAGCCTTGACGAATTACCGCAGCTTTTCAATGTGCTGCGCGGGGATATGAGCCTTGTCGGACCGCGCCCCATCGTCACGGATGAAGTCCACCATTATGACGGCGATATCGCGCATTATTACCGCGTACGCCCCGGGATCACCGGACTCTGGCAGGTCAGCGGCCGCAATGATGTCAGTTACCAGCAGCGCGTTCATATGGATAGCTGGTATGTGCGTAACTGGTCGCTGTGGCACGACATCGCTATTCTTTGCAAAACCTTTCCCGCTCTGCTTTCACGCAGCGGTGCTTATTAA
- a CDS encoding AAA family ATPase: protein MYESFYGLSGRPFSLLPDAAFLYPSARHKRVISLLEYGSVTQAGIIVISGEIGAGKTTAIRYYLKGLGQDVAVGLITNTSQSFGSMLQWVVTAFALDDTGDDVKLYNRFVDFLVAQYAKGKRTVLIMDEAQNLTVPMMEDLRMLSNVNNDKDQLLQIVLSGQPSLLNTLKHPDLHQLVQRVAIHCHLTPLSARETANYIRHRLGVVGGAPELFDDTACAAVYFFTGGVPRLINLLCDHSLAYAFAEDMEQVRFQTVIEVVADRDSAGLSAFCNKVKGQTEDQLLAQFRGIMNEIRELRESA, encoded by the coding sequence ATGTACGAAAGTTTCTATGGCCTTTCGGGAAGGCCGTTTTCATTGTTGCCGGATGCAGCATTCCTGTATCCGAGCGCACGCCACAAGCGTGTCATCAGCCTGTTGGAATATGGCTCCGTCACACAGGCGGGTATTATTGTGATCAGTGGCGAGATCGGCGCAGGAAAAACCACTGCCATTCGTTACTACCTCAAGGGACTCGGCCAGGATGTAGCGGTCGGTCTTATCACAAATACGAGTCAGTCCTTCGGCTCCATGCTGCAATGGGTGGTGACGGCATTCGCGCTCGACGATACAGGAGACGATGTCAAACTCTATAATCGCTTCGTGGATTTCCTGGTTGCGCAATATGCCAAAGGCAAGCGCACGGTCCTGATTATGGATGAGGCGCAGAATCTGACGGTCCCGATGATGGAAGATCTGCGCATGTTGTCCAACGTGAATAACGATAAGGACCAGCTGCTGCAGATTGTGCTGTCGGGTCAGCCTTCACTGCTGAATACGCTTAAGCATCCGGATCTGCATCAGCTTGTACAGCGCGTGGCTATCCATTGCCATCTGACGCCGCTTTCAGCGCGCGAAACGGCAAACTACATACGCCATCGTCTTGGCGTGGTAGGGGGGGCACCCGAATTATTTGACGATACGGCCTGTGCAGCAGTATATTTCTTTACCGGTGGGGTGCCGAGGCTGATTAATCTCCTCTGCGATCATTCCTTAGCTTACGCCTTTGCCGAGGATATGGAACAGGTGAGGTTCCAGACGGTGATCGAAGTAGTGGCCGATCGCGATAGCGCCGGACTGAGCGCATTCTGTAACAAAGTAAAAGGGCAGACGGAAGACCAGTTGCTGGCTCAGTTCAGGGGAATTATGAATGAAATCAGAGAGCTCAGAGAAAGTGCATAA
- a CDS encoding glycosyltransferase family 2 protein: MDTTHNPTIDVSVIIAAYNVENYIRHAIRSALDQEHVRVEVIVVDDCSRDRTGQIVQNMRDPRVRYIRLTRNAGAGAARNAAIAAAQGKWIAILDGDDRMLPGRLARCIEHAALHHADIVVDNIVVQREQDGREFLMFPTERFTKMPYITLADFIAGNQSFLGGYCLGYLKPIFSAHFLQRMQLAYRPEIRIGEDYMLMAEALANQAVCVTEPTAGYAYTARAGSTSHRLRLEDVNRIATADRLFLTHHTLDPRAAAAQQRRERHLQQAYRFTQLVDALKCRDLKAALKIVLSSPQAAWPLWRPACVRIQRLWSFS, translated from the coding sequence ATGGACACAACGCATAACCCTACCATAGATGTTTCCGTCATCATCGCCGCTTATAATGTGGAAAATTATATACGGCATGCCATACGCAGCGCTCTGGATCAGGAGCATGTGCGCGTGGAAGTGATTGTCGTTGACGACTGCTCGCGCGACCGCACGGGGCAGATCGTCCAGAATATGCGCGACCCGCGCGTCCGCTACATCCGGCTTACACGCAATGCAGGGGCCGGAGCCGCTCGCAATGCCGCCATTGCAGCTGCGCAAGGCAAATGGATTGCCATACTGGACGGAGACGACCGCATGCTTCCCGGTCGGCTGGCGCGCTGCATTGAGCACGCCGCCTTACACCATGCCGATATCGTCGTAGATAATATTGTAGTACAGCGCGAGCAGGACGGGCGTGAATTCCTCATGTTCCCCACGGAACGTTTTACCAAGATGCCCTACATCACGCTGGCGGATTTTATCGCAGGCAACCAATCTTTCCTCGGAGGTTATTGCCTTGGATATCTCAAACCGATTTTTTCGGCGCATTTCCTGCAAAGGATGCAGCTGGCTTACCGCCCGGAAATTCGTATCGGGGAAGATTACATGCTCATGGCTGAGGCACTGGCAAACCAGGCCGTATGCGTGACCGAACCTACTGCAGGCTACGCCTATACTGCACGCGCCGGTTCCACCTCACACCGGCTGCGCCTTGAAGACGTCAACCGCATTGCCACTGCCGACCGTTTATTTCTTACCCATCACACGCTCGATCCACGCGCAGCGGCAGCGCAACAGCGGCGTGAGCGCCACCTGCAGCAGGCTTATCGTTTCACGCAGCTTGTGGATGCGCTGAAATGCCGCGACCTGAAGGCGGCACTCAAAATTGTCCTTTCTTCTCCCCAGGCCGCGTGGCCTTTGTGGCGCCCCGCCTGCGTACGCATACAACGGCTCTGGAGTTTTTCATGA
- a CDS encoding alginate export family protein — protein MKFACYSLVLALSAGCAFSAATASADNSPTAPTPGAPKHYTLTDFAGSTAPEPGSMAAAIMNGTPWLEARYRLEDDSQDRIHRHAVASTLRTRIGYQTADFNHFKAGFEMQNVHDIGAEHFNNGINGKTAYPTVTDPEQTSLRQGYLDYDGAALYKTEIKAGRQIINLDNQRWIGQSDWRDLGNNFDGVSLYNTFFKNADLFYAYIRQANRGVGIHSPTGTLVGNTQLFHASYTVAPELKVAGYTYLIDAQSNNPAVNLFSTATYGVRLTGAHKTTDALTLSYALEGAKQRNYDNNPNHENNNYYLVEPGASAYGFTTTLGYAMMEGDGITSIQSPLNTNHSVNGWADKFTTVPLNGLLHRYATLTYKLPCGSEWIKGTELTGAYRKFDSDKGSLNYGHEWDGLISKTFFEHYSANLEVADYRASNIAYTNTYKFYAFFGVKF, from the coding sequence ATGAAATTTGCCTGTTACTCTCTTGTGCTTGCTCTATCCGCCGGATGCGCTTTTAGCGCTGCAACGGCATCTGCGGATAACTCTCCGACTGCTCCCACACCGGGTGCTCCCAAACATTATACCCTCACCGATTTTGCCGGAAGCACTGCACCGGAGCCGGGTAGTATGGCCGCCGCCATCATGAACGGCACCCCTTGGCTGGAAGCGCGTTACCGGCTGGAAGACGACTCGCAGGATCGGATCCATCGCCATGCGGTTGCCTCTACGCTGCGCACGCGCATCGGCTATCAGACCGCTGATTTCAATCATTTCAAGGCCGGATTTGAAATGCAGAATGTGCATGATATCGGCGCCGAACACTTCAATAACGGCATCAACGGCAAGACTGCATACCCGACCGTGACAGATCCCGAACAAACCTCGCTACGCCAGGGCTATCTGGATTATGACGGTGCTGCTTTGTATAAAACGGAAATCAAGGCAGGAAGGCAAATTATCAACCTCGATAACCAACGCTGGATCGGCCAATCCGACTGGCGCGATCTGGGCAATAATTTCGACGGCGTCAGTCTCTATAATACCTTCTTTAAAAACGCCGATCTCTTTTATGCCTATATCCGCCAGGCTAACCGCGGCGTTGGTATTCATAGTCCGACTGGCACGCTGGTGGGTAACACTCAGCTCTTTCACGCATCTTACACTGTTGCACCTGAGTTAAAAGTTGCCGGATATACTTACCTGATCGATGCACAAAGCAATAACCCTGCCGTGAATCTTTTTTCCACTGCTACTTACGGCGTTCGCCTCACGGGTGCGCATAAAACTACGGATGCACTCACGCTTTCCTATGCGCTGGAAGGTGCAAAACAGCGCAATTATGACAATAACCCCAACCATGAAAACAATAATTACTACCTGGTTGAACCGGGTGCGAGCGCTTACGGCTTTACCACCACGCTCGGTTACGCCATGATGGAAGGCGATGGGATCACGTCCATCCAGTCTCCGCTTAATACCAATCATTCGGTCAACGGCTGGGCGGATAAGTTCACCACCGTGCCTCTGAACGGCCTTCTGCACCGCTATGCCACCCTGACCTATAAACTGCCATGCGGCTCCGAATGGATTAAGGGCACGGAATTAACCGGTGCGTACCGCAAATTCGATTCCGATAAAGGTAGCCTGAATTACGGTCATGAGTGGGACGGTTTGATTTCCAAGACCTTCTTCGAGCACTACTCCGCTAATCTCGAAGTTGCCGATTACCGGGCAAGTAACATCGCTTACACTAACACTTATAAGTTTTACGCCTTCTTCGGAGTCAAATTCTAG
- a CDS encoding O-antigen ligase family protein encodes MTSQSDTLSPPPTSLSVIFAQREAERAAKRAHTQHDHFEIACVAASVIIMAYSSLFSIVPILVFYGLWLPRVLHKGVAILLPPRRSSLGILLPLLACFSAFWSGYRGITLHHGVELLSMLLCVIVIARHVDAEHFAKGVCIGATLSLLASLASRRYGFDSFSGTYSLIGLFGSKNQVGFMAEIGIVATLALLPSVRGIIPVTLFCVIPFAVYLVSLYLCKSATAVLSLALTVAVISCVYAVTRFTKQSRLPIIGISVIAIAAVVLAALNLDLEDTVLHKFGKDTTLTGRTYLWQEGTRIGMEHPVLGHGYTAFWVQGQKQAERYWFEFGIPSKSGFHFHNLFVQTFVDLGALGCLLMALLLLSACRKSLRNTLQKGLTTECILALGIAFMFLARAFVEVDLLGPFGIGLLMFFYPLFRPAR; translated from the coding sequence ATGACCTCGCAAAGCGATACTCTCTCGCCTCCCCCTACCTCATTATCCGTGATTTTCGCGCAGCGGGAAGCAGAGCGCGCCGCGAAACGAGCGCATACACAGCACGATCATTTTGAAATCGCCTGTGTGGCAGCATCCGTCATTATCATGGCGTATTCGAGCCTGTTCAGCATTGTTCCCATTCTGGTGTTTTACGGACTCTGGCTGCCGCGCGTCCTGCATAAAGGCGTGGCCATATTGCTGCCGCCGCGTCGCTCTTCCCTTGGTATTCTGTTGCCGCTGCTTGCCTGTTTTTCGGCGTTCTGGTCCGGCTATCGCGGCATTACCCTGCATCACGGCGTCGAACTGCTTTCCATGTTACTGTGCGTCATTGTCATCGCACGCCATGTAGACGCAGAACATTTCGCTAAGGGCGTTTGTATCGGCGCAACATTGTCTCTGCTGGCCAGCCTTGCGAGTCGCCGTTACGGATTCGATTCTTTCAGTGGCACTTATTCACTCATCGGCCTGTTCGGCTCCAAGAACCAGGTCGGGTTCATGGCAGAAATCGGCATTGTTGCTACGCTTGCGCTGCTGCCCTCTGTCCGTGGCATTATCCCTGTCACTCTTTTCTGCGTCATTCCGTTCGCTGTTTATCTGGTATCGCTCTATCTGTGTAAATCCGCTACGGCGGTGCTGTCGCTCGCGCTTACCGTTGCCGTCATATCCTGTGTATATGCCGTTACGCGCTTCACGAAACAGTCGCGCCTGCCCATTATCGGCATCAGCGTCATTGCCATCGCTGCCGTTGTGCTGGCGGCGCTGAATCTGGATCTGGAAGATACGGTGCTGCATAAATTCGGTAAAGATACAACGCTCACCGGACGTACTTACCTGTGGCAAGAAGGCACGCGTATTGGCATGGAGCATCCTGTGCTCGGCCATGGCTATACTGCATTTTGGGTACAAGGCCAGAAGCAAGCGGAACGTTACTGGTTTGAATTCGGCATCCCCAGCAAATCGGGCTTCCATTTTCATAATCTGTTCGTGCAGACTTTTGTGGATCTGGGTGCTCTGGGCTGCCTGCTGATGGCGCTGCTGCTGCTCAGCGCATGCCGCAAATCCCTGCGCAATACACTGCAAAAGGGTCTTACGACCGAATGTATCCTGGCGCTTGGAATTGCGTTCATGTTCCTGGCACGTGCGTTCGTGGAAGTCGATCTGCTGGGACCGTTCGGTATCGGCCTGCTGATGTTTTTCTACCCTCTCTTCCGCCCCGCACGTTAG
- a CDS encoding glycosyltransferase — translation MQLRSRTPNILYLVHDLADPSVHKRVAMLRDGGASVVLAGFCRAEVPGYNVTRCPAVSLGKTYNGKFAQRVWSVLREVAQPEKLRTLCAQADIVIARNLEMLALAVRGNQLDGKKVIYECLDIHRLLLGTGVAARSLRWLEGWLSRKASALITSSPAFTRAYFKPLSKVRLPVMMLENKLYRMNAAAPAPGPAGTRMAGPPWRIGWFGAIRCRKSLQILSELVKQSDGRIEVVIRGRPAYDQFKDFDRSVNEVPGLTFHGPYKNPNDLAAIYGDVHFTWAVDMFEEGQNSSWLLPNRIYEGGAYGAVPIADARVETGRFLDALGIGVIMPGIRLDLLKGFFANLTPQQYRFMAQAVEKVPQEVWSFGAEDCKRLVEELKALPVAA, via the coding sequence ATGCAGCTTCGTTCTCGTACGCCGAACATACTGTATCTTGTGCATGATCTGGCGGATCCGTCCGTGCACAAGCGTGTCGCGATGTTGAGAGATGGCGGCGCGTCAGTAGTGTTGGCAGGGTTTTGCCGCGCTGAAGTGCCGGGCTATAATGTAACCCGGTGTCCGGCGGTCAGCCTCGGAAAAACATATAATGGAAAATTTGCCCAGCGTGTCTGGTCGGTGCTGCGTGAAGTAGCGCAGCCGGAAAAGCTGCGTACGCTTTGCGCTCAGGCCGATATTGTGATCGCACGCAATCTGGAAATGCTGGCGCTTGCGGTGCGTGGCAATCAGCTTGACGGCAAGAAAGTGATATATGAATGCCTGGATATCCACAGGCTGTTGCTGGGTACAGGCGTTGCAGCCCGAAGCCTTCGGTGGCTGGAAGGCTGGCTGTCTCGCAAGGCTTCCGCGCTGATTACAAGCTCGCCTGCTTTTACGCGTGCGTATTTTAAACCGCTGTCGAAAGTGCGCTTGCCGGTCATGATGCTGGAAAATAAACTTTACCGGATGAATGCAGCCGCTCCTGCACCGGGCCCCGCTGGCACGCGCATGGCAGGACCGCCATGGAGAATCGGCTGGTTCGGTGCAATACGCTGCCGCAAAAGTCTGCAGATTCTATCCGAATTGGTAAAGCAGAGCGACGGGCGGATTGAAGTGGTGATCCGTGGCCGCCCTGCGTATGACCAGTTTAAAGACTTTGACCGCAGCGTGAATGAAGTGCCGGGCCTTACTTTTCATGGACCTTATAAGAATCCGAACGATCTTGCGGCAATTTATGGTGATGTGCATTTCACCTGGGCTGTAGATATGTTTGAAGAAGGCCAGAACTCTTCCTGGCTGCTGCCGAACCGGATATATGAAGGCGGAGCTTACGGCGCCGTGCCGATTGCCGATGCCAGGGTGGAGACAGGCCGGTTCCTGGATGCGCTCGGCATAGGAGTCATCATGCCTGGCATAAGGCTTGATCTCCTGAAGGGATTCTTTGCCAACCTGACGCCGCAACAATATCGATTCATGGCGCAGGCTGTGGAAAAAGTGCCGCAGGAAGTCTGGTCCTTTGGTGCAGAGGATTGCAAGAGGCTTGTGGAAGAGCTGAAAGCGCTTCCTGTTGCGGCCTAG
- a CDS encoding methyl-accepting chemotaxis protein: MALDNVSISRKVQLSFLLMFCIISGVGGFSIDRLGTVYKSAEELHAQWIPSMSAAGALRTQLKNYTIAKTRLIIANLLAKDNAELIKSAEAQFAQETEALKKNRDAYTRYIVSGTASEKLMNDFDIARATFESSSVAIVNAAKAGDVKTLLSLYLAGEDGKAFSDAVSAMNGIVDFDKNMAKATAERGDKIYEQTRLLLICTVICAALVCALLGVLIINSTSKPVTIISGLMSRLARNDFNITLFGTQRGDEIGEMARSVEVFYNNGKEKIRLEQEIKERERIAEQEKKAFLRKLVNEFESSIQGIITIVASASTELYQTAENMRDITDKVSTQSGKVSSASSQAYSNVQGVAAAVEEMSTSVKEISSQVSKTSSLMLEAVSKTDQADRSARLLSSAVVQISDILTMIETIAGQINLLALNATIESARAGDAGKGFAVVASEVKNLANQTSKATETIAGQIGNIRSVSEDVTKILAEIHEAVNHVNQYAGGMAAAVEEQSATTGEISTNMQSASHGVQEIASNIVHVSEGIRNADHAAKDVLDAAQTLSKQAEILNTQVKLFLEKLMA, translated from the coding sequence ATGGCATTAGACAATGTTTCCATATCCCGAAAGGTTCAGCTTTCATTCCTGCTGATGTTCTGCATTATCAGCGGCGTGGGCGGTTTCAGTATCGATCGTCTGGGAACGGTTTATAAAAGCGCCGAAGAATTACATGCACAGTGGATACCGAGCATGTCAGCGGCCGGCGCGCTTCGCACCCAGCTTAAGAACTATACGATTGCCAAAACGCGTCTTATCATTGCAAACCTGCTGGCCAAAGATAATGCTGAGCTGATCAAATCAGCCGAAGCGCAGTTTGCCCAGGAGACGGAGGCGCTCAAGAAGAACCGGGACGCTTATACACGTTATATTGTTTCCGGCACGGCTTCAGAAAAACTTATGAATGATTTCGATATTGCACGTGCAACGTTTGAAAGCAGCAGTGTTGCCATTGTGAATGCCGCCAAAGCGGGAGATGTGAAAACTCTACTTAGCCTTTATCTGGCTGGGGAAGATGGCAAAGCTTTCTCCGATGCGGTGAGCGCTATGAACGGCATTGTCGATTTCGATAAAAATATGGCCAAGGCTACCGCTGAGCGGGGCGACAAGATCTATGAACAAACACGTCTGCTGCTTATCTGCACTGTCATCTGCGCTGCACTTGTGTGCGCCCTGCTCGGAGTGCTGATTATCAACAGCACTTCTAAACCCGTTACTATCATATCAGGCCTCATGAGCCGCCTGGCGCGCAATGATTTCAATATCACGTTGTTCGGCACTCAGCGGGGCGATGAGATCGGTGAAATGGCCAGGTCCGTTGAAGTATTCTATAATAACGGCAAAGAGAAGATCCGTCTCGAACAGGAGATCAAGGAGCGTGAACGCATCGCAGAGCAGGAGAAAAAGGCATTCCTGCGCAAGCTTGTCAATGAATTCGAGTCCAGTATCCAGGGCATTATCACTATCGTCGCTTCCGCTTCCACGGAGCTATACCAGACGGCCGAAAATATGCGTGACATTACCGACAAGGTCAGCACGCAGTCCGGCAAGGTTTCTTCTGCTTCATCGCAAGCATATTCCAACGTGCAAGGTGTAGCCGCCGCGGTTGAAGAGATGTCGACTTCGGTTAAGGAAATTTCCAGCCAGGTTTCCAAGACTTCTTCACTGATGCTGGAAGCTGTCTCCAAAACAGATCAGGCCGATAGATCCGCCCGCCTGCTTTCCTCTGCCGTTGTGCAGATCAGCGATATTCTGACCATGATCGAGACCATTGCCGGGCAGATCAACCTGCTTGCACTCAATGCCACGATCGAATCCGCCCGCGCGGGCGATGCGGGTAAAGGGTTTGCGGTAGTTGCCAGTGAAGTCAAAAACCTCGCGAACCAGACCTCGAAAGCGACGGAAACCATCGCGGGACAGATCGGAAATATTCGTTCGGTTTCGGAAGACGTCACCAAAATACTTGCTGAAATCCATGAGGCGGTTAATCACGTCAACCAGTATGCGGGTGGAATGGCCGCCGCCGTGGAAGAACAGTCCGCGACAACGGGAGAAATATCTACCAATATGCAGAGTGCTTCGCACGGTGTACAGGAGATTGCTTCCAATATCGTGCATGTGTCGGAAGGGATTCGCAATGCCGATCATGCCGCCAAGGATGTACTGGATGCTGCGCAGACGTTATCGAAACAGGCCGAGATTCTCAATACGCAGGTTAAACTGTTCCTTGAAAAGCTTATGGCCTAG
- a CDS encoding glycosyltransferase family 2 protein, with protein sequence MTGDGLAIDICICTFRRPGVVETLRSLSRLHLLPQWEVRVLVADNDDWPSARDWVMEIAAETGLQIVYIHAPARNISTARNACLDAATAHLVAFLDDDELATEQWLVSLVNIMQRENADVVLGPVLAVYPDECPAWMRQGDFHSTRPTYQGSAITTGYCGNALLRREAPAVFGKRFRADLGRSGGEDTAFFADIHTSGGVIAYAPEALVTEAVPRERAQLAWLLARRFRYGQTYATLWLDTTGAGTMARCMAALKAAAKALFCFAAAPSGVADVTRGAFWLLRGSMHTGAVLSFLSFSRIEPYGHNA encoded by the coding sequence ATGACCGGAGACGGCCTTGCTATTGATATCTGTATTTGCACGTTCCGCCGCCCCGGCGTGGTGGAGACGTTGCGCTCGCTTTCCCGGCTGCACCTGCTGCCGCAATGGGAAGTGCGTGTTCTGGTGGCCGATAATGACGACTGGCCGAGCGCGCGCGACTGGGTAATGGAGATTGCGGCAGAAACGGGACTGCAGATTGTGTATATTCATGCGCCTGCACGCAATATATCCACCGCACGCAATGCCTGCCTCGATGCGGCAACCGCACATCTGGTCGCATTTCTCGATGACGATGAACTTGCGACCGAGCAATGGCTGGTCTCTCTGGTGAATATAATGCAGCGCGAGAATGCCGATGTTGTGCTGGGTCCTGTGCTTGCCGTCTATCCGGATGAATGCCCGGCCTGGATGCGGCAGGGTGACTTTCATTCCACCCGCCCGACATATCAGGGCAGCGCAATCACTACCGGCTATTGCGGCAATGCTTTGTTGCGCCGTGAAGCTCCTGCCGTCTTTGGCAAACGGTTCCGCGCGGATCTCGGACGCAGCGGCGGCGAGGATACTGCATTTTTTGCGGATATTCACACCAGCGGCGGCGTGATCGCTTATGCGCCGGAAGCACTGGTCACGGAAGCCGTTCCGCGTGAACGCGCCCAGCTTGCATGGCTGCTGGCAAGGCGTTTCCGGTACGGCCAGACTTATGCCACGCTCTGGCTGGATACGACCGGAGCCGGAACAATGGCACGCTGCATGGCCGCGCTTAAAGCCGCAGCCAAAGCCCTGTTCTGTTTTGCTGCCGCTCCTTCCGGCGTCGCGGATGTTACCCGTGGCGCCTTCTGGCTGCTGCGCGGCTCCATGCATACAGGAGCCGTACTTTCCTTCCTTTCTTTTTCACGGATAGAGCCCTATGGACACAACGCATAA
- a CDS encoding family 16 glycosylhydrolase has protein sequence MSYQISRYMPVLAAALIAVGCAGAAGAANLTFASKHHDIDTKNWSIASNGASYDGQSCRWQAKNATLDGNELQLALVEDQEGEGQDAQKFIGCAQVSSVDSYSYGRYEAHLKAVSGSGVKTVFSTYAGPMSGSSTHDEISIQIPGNNTQSAILSYYTNGKLRDKDVVKLGFDASQGFHTYAIYWRPARVQWFIDGVGQYESTDDAVVPQTPGHIYLGLWSGSAADMGTFSYKQPEHAQIEWVRYTPLATK, from the coding sequence ATGAGTTATCAAATATCCCGCTATATGCCAGTGCTGGCCGCAGCACTTATAGCCGTCGGGTGCGCCGGGGCCGCTGGAGCTGCAAACCTGACATTTGCTTCCAAACATCATGATATTGATACCAAGAACTGGTCTATTGCAAGCAATGGCGCGAGCTATGACGGACAATCCTGCCGCTGGCAGGCGAAGAACGCAACGCTTGATGGTAACGAGCTGCAACTCGCGCTGGTAGAGGATCAAGAGGGAGAAGGGCAGGACGCGCAAAAATTCATAGGCTGTGCCCAGGTAAGTTCTGTCGATTCCTATAGCTATGGCAGGTATGAAGCCCATCTGAAAGCAGTATCGGGTTCGGGCGTGAAGACGGTGTTTTCTACCTATGCCGGTCCCATGTCGGGTTCGTCCACGCATGATGAAATCAGCATCCAGATTCCGGGGAATAATACGCAGTCTGCAATTCTGTCCTATTATACGAACGGCAAACTCAGGGATAAGGATGTGGTGAAGCTTGGATTCGATGCATCGCAAGGTTTCCATACTTACGCCATCTACTGGAGGCCCGCTCGCGTCCAGTGGTTTATTGACGGCGTTGGCCAGTATGAATCCACGGATGATGCCGTTGTACCCCAAACACCGGGACATATTTATCTGGGCCTGTGGTCCGGCAGCGCCGCGGATATGGGAACGTTCAGCTACAAGCAGCCGGAACATGCGCAGATCGAGTGGGTGCGTTACACACCCCTGGCAACGAAGTAA